The DNA window GGGCTGAGACTTGTACAACTGGGCGTGAGAGTGGGCGtgggcgacggcgtttcgaaaaaaatcgtcgacggagaaaacgacgacgaaagcgtacgaaaagaacgaacgacgatcgtcgacgtcggcgccggaCGCGTGAACGGCAGCGGCGTCGacatcgtcggcgtcggtcGCAAGCGAACGATCGGCGTGAGGTGGAGCAACGATTCAGTCAAAAGAGCGGTCGACGTGGGGTGATCAGTCAAAAGAGCGCTAAGCGTGGGAGGGGGGCAGCACGGGCTCAAATTCGCAGTCCCATTCAAATAATATAAAGCGATCGCGTGCCGCTCGTCCGCTCCGCCGcccgcgtcgacgagtcgcgaTAGACAGCcgacgaagccgtcgacgccgaaatcGAACGATATCGGCGCGCCGTAATCGGGCGCGACGCGGACGCTTCGACGTTGCGAATCGAGcgcaacgacgaattcgctCGCGCTgaattcgatttcgacgtcgtcgcgttgcgttcgacgtcgattccaaAAGAACGCCGTCCCGGTCTACGAGGAGGGCAGGGTGAAATTCAGTCATAAAGCCGGAAGACTGAATCTCACCTTCGTTCGAGTCGCAGGGGCTCGTAGAGACGAGCGACGTGGCGAGGAGCGTTAGGAAAAGGCTAGCGGCGATCCGTCGTTCCATCAAGGAGTCCAGGATTCCCTCTACAATCCATCGACGTCACACTTTCACGCGGGGCCCCAGTTTTCTCTCGCGTGCGctcgttctccttcttcgtccGTTCGCTGTCGTCGCGATTTGCGTGCACGCGTCAgtccgcgacgtcgtttctaaGACAGGGCTGCTGTAGAGACTAGAGAAGTTGCTGTAGAGAAGGACAACTGCGCAAGGCGTGGCGTGGGTAAAGAGTAGGGCCCGCCTTCGAATCACGATGATGTCATGATCGTTCGATCCGGGACCGTGCCCGTTGCTTAGACGACTACAATTGTACAGTAGACTGTGTGATTTTCAGTGAAGGCCGATTCACACTagcgtaacgtaacgtaagacttcttcttctcatgATTGGTCACTCTCttttgtgacatcactctccttgaccatatttggaagtTACGTTACAAGAAATCATGGCCGTATGTTGCACGGTCTTGACACGCACAACGAAAGCCCGCCCCTTATTAACCAATTACCTGGGCACGTTTTTAGGAGCGTGCCTGTGGAATCCGCCTTAATTGGCATCACGCGAGCACCATttcaaataattatatatatttttattacttACAAATTACTATTTACATCCATAGCGGATAAAAAAAGTGATGCATCTGACTTTATTTATACTTTCGGCTCAGAAGACGATGGACGAGTTCTCCGCGAAATTTGAAGCATCCCAGACGAAGCATCGAGGCGAGAATGTCGCGATCAATATCAGAACGATGTGAAATAACAGCAGTCTAATAAATAAGTATTAACATATAAGGAAATgtctctcctctttctctctgaCCTGTACGGCATCTTTGATTGGAATTTCCGGATCCAAATCAGGAGCAGATGTGCTACAAtgtcaaataattaattaataaatatcaTTTCATTTTTACGAACTGTAAGATCCAAGAATGCTTCATTACGTCATTgatctaaaaataattaatgacgtcatcgttatTATATTATATAAAGGATTATGGATAGTGTACTGTCATTCTCTTGTTGGCGTTCACGCAGATCATTCCCCGTATCAAGTGTTGCAGAGGTGCTAGTCTCCCACTTTGACCTAGACCATGAAGCCACGCGGAACCTGTCTCTATTAAccgattatttaattaactctAGACCCCACCTTTTCTAATAAAGCGCGCAAATTGCCCTGTCTGTCATCAAAAGGAAGAGAacccttaattaaaagacaatgaataatcaaattaattaataaaatatatatgAATTTTTACTTACAACGACGAGTGCAAAGAGAATGACGCCACAGCTCCAAATGTCCGCCTTTCTGCCGTCATAACTAATTCCCTGTATGtataatcaattaaaaattaaaatacacatatttattttttctgacCCGGATGACTTCGGGGCAGGCGCAGTGAGAAGATCCGCAACTCGTTTGCAACAAATCGTCTTCCAACTGGGAAAAGagaatataaaaaattagcCAATAAAATCAAGGTATAATACCTGTAATGAAGCCATTCCGAAATCAGCCactttaattttcttttcactaTCCAAGAGAAGATTTTCCGGTTTCAAATCCCTGTGACTGTAAAAAcatgagaaaaaattattatttattattcaaaGGGACTTACACTATGCAGTGGGCGTGGCAAAAATCTACAGCAGATAAAATTTGCCGATAAAACTGCCTagcctaaaaatcaatacttaaaatattgaattaattattatagTTTTATTTTACCTCTCTTTCTGATAGTCTTCCCTTTGAACGAGATAATCAAATAATTCTCCACCAGTcacgtcactttttttccCCGTGACCTTTGTGTGTATTTGGTTGTGGAGTTCTCCGAGAGGACGTCGCAAAGTATTTGCCGTTCGAAGATCCGCTTTCGAATTTCTGTGCGCCAATCAAAAGGGGGGAAATATTTGTATATCAAGAACCGTTGATTCTCCTGACCCcaaaatttattaaataatacctatttaattattatttgtaTTAACCAGTTCGACTGTTTCTTTTGATACACGCATTTCCTGCAGCATATTTTAAAACAAGGCAGTTTCATCCTGAAACAGAGAAATTCAAGGGAGGTAACGAAAAATGTCCACAAATTGATTTACCCTCGCTTGTTGGATCTCCAATTGCCTGGCATTCAATTCCCTCACCTCAGCCCTTGCGAAAAAAACGCACTCAATCAaattattcaattaattaaaatatttaatgTCACTTCTTGCGTCGACTGAAGTTGTTTCACCTCCTCCGACGCCTTTTGCCACATTTCCGCATACTCGTCTCTCTCCTGACATATCATGTGATAATATTCAACCAATTCCTCTCTCTTTGCTCACCTCCTGTAATGTTCGACGGCGTGTCGACGAACGTATCTaaaagagacgacgtctGAATAATTAGCGACATATTCCGTGCCAAGATCCCCTACTTTCTAAGATTTTCTATACCTTCCGCAGTGCATATCCAATTTGATTTCCTCTATGCTCTTTCCCCTCTTACATCTATGATGAGACTAGCCAGATGGTCCAGCCTCGCGCGCGTCAGGCGAAGCAACGGGCTGGATTCTCGAGCCTAGGGTACTAGTAGGTTAGGCGAAAATGAGAGTTGaaagaattttatttttaataaaaatatgCGCATAGTTCCTGTTCGGGCAGTTTTGGTGCACTagggtcttgcccaggaccctggaggagcagttttttgtgACGGCGTCGTGCTCAGGACAACGGAGCagttttatgacgtcatacccAGGACGCTCTCCCTAAAGAATAAATGAAATTTCGCGCGCAGGTGACGCGCTCCCTTGCATCTTCACCACAAGTACAGTCTAGaagacaagaaaagaaatcaaattaCCTAGGACAAGTACTATCTCTTACTTTCTTCCTCTTGACAAAATCAATTTGCGATTATTTCTATTCTTTTTATAAAATGCCTAGAGATATTATCTTTGGACAAATGTTACAGACCCTAACTTGTCCTTACGTCTATGGGTGGTCGAGCTTCTTCAGCCAGCGCACACCTCAAACGCAACTACTGTAGGTTCACGGGGTCCGTCTGCGTTGAAGCGTctccttttcgacgtttttcctttCGTAGACGTCCCGGAAGACTTCGAGAACGCTTGTGAGACGTCGATAATGACTTCGGCTCTGGCGAATAGCCTTTCGGCGGCTTTTTCGACTCCGAAACGGGCCTAAAcaagaatgacgtcactctcgAGGACGACACgagcgaatttcttcacGCGCGACGGTCTTACCCGACGGTATCAACGCGTAATTGCTTAAAACTTCGCTGCAAATCGTCGGCGACAGAACACATCGAAAGTTTCGGAGGGGACAAGATTTCCCTTACCGCGCTTTAGCTGTACGTAAATATCAAATGAACCGCTATCCTTATTTTATCAGAAAAACTAAGTCAGCAAAAAATTTATAAGTAGGGAGCAAGAAGCTCATCTATTGTTCCTGGACCCCAATGTGTCAACTGATCCTTATTAAAAAATCATATATAAATACGCATCAACGAAACCTCACTCTTTTACCTGAGGTAAATACAAACAAATACTGGACAATTTGAAGACAATAGATTTACTCTATAATAACGCCCCAGAAATGATATATAATTGACCGAAAATTTGATGAGTATTTCTTACCGGCAGGTGCTGCCTGTCTATGAAGAGAAACATGGATTGCGCTGGattattaataatcaaaTCCGTCTCGTCCTTCGGAGTGAGAAAACGTATTAGCTGTCGCTCATAGTCGTTGTGATCATACTCAAAGTCAGCCTAAAAGAacagaaaatcaatagaaaaaaattcaattaccAGTTACCACATAGCCAGACCTTGAGAGGTTTATAGGATTCGTCTCCCTCGCCTTTCCACTTGGAAAACAAAAGACAGACAATCTTATCGATGTCGTTTCGAGGCCACAGGAAAAAATCCATCTCCTGCGTGCATCCAATAACATCCTAGAagccaaaaaaataattaaaaaaacgcCCAAAGAAATCGATAAGCAAACATGACTCGCCTTTCTCATGCTCTGATAACGAGGTGCGTGCAActgaacgacgtctttttccaaCAATTCCAACGAGCTTTCGAGAGAATACGCCAATTCCTGgggagagaaaaacaaaaccaAAAATCCTTTTCGAGCTCCGCCCCTCTCCGCTCTTTATCTCACATTGGCTGCTCTCAGTATCATCTCCTCGTAATTATTCGTCATAACGGGAACCACTTCGGCGATTTCGAACAGAGCCGGACGTTTTTTCTAAACGAATTTACGTCTTCGCATTGCGTGAGAGGAGAGGGGCCCCCTCCCCTTTCCGCCCCTGACGTTCTCTCTTGCCTTATCCTTGAAGAGAAATATCAAGTACATTTTGAAATCGAATTGATCGGCGAGCGattcttgtttttttgctgtcgCAAGCGAAAGAGCGTCGCTTGCTTTCGGGACGATCCGTCCGCCATCGTGCGCGCGAAGAGGCCCCTGCTCGTTCAGATGCGATTATCGATGCACCATGCACCGGGCGATGAGGGAAGAAGTTCGCTGCCAGACCAATATGCCGAGTTTTCCTCGAAAAACAGACGCGAATCGATattcgcgcatgcgcttggAGTCAAAACATGGTCAAGACGAAATTGGCGTCGAAAAAGCGCCAGCGACAAGCCAGAATCATATCGACAAAGCTAAAGCCTTGGGTAGAACGATTCCGAAGTGTCAATCGAATAAATGGCGACGTTTATTCGATAGCTTGCCATAGAAGGAGAACTCTTCCTCCGAAAATTAGCAAAGGAAGCTCAACTTGAAGCAAGAAAAGCCGGACAGTCGACTATAACCGAGCAGCACATAAAATCTGTAGAAAAGGTAAGAGAATAGTCAATGTTTAACGTGGGCGCGATCGTACCTTCCCTCTTGTGTGTAGAATGTTCTCAAGGCATTCAAAGGCTAAGAAAGACGAACTTAACTTCGAAGTACTTGAAAGTATCGCGTAGTCAGTATAAGAATGAGTCGTTCAGTGAGGGTCCGTAGTTCTTCCTGATGGACGTGTCCCACTTATATCCGATTTCCTCTATGCTTTGTCTCGGTAATACCTGCGCTCTGTTTCTCCTTTCTCCCGCCGCTGGAAGGGAGTGGAGTTCGACTGGGACGTTCCCTGATACTGTACTGGCCAGTAAGTCTTCCTCCTGTTTCTTACGACGttctttctctatttcttcctcttccttttgCAATTGTGCTCCTATCAATTCGTCCTAAgcacacacacaaaaaacTCAAGCCATTGTGTAAATCTAATATAATGATCCTCACTAGGACTAAATGGTTTGTTGTTCGGCCACCAGTGGCCCTTGGGgtatcgtcttcgtttcgagCTGCTTCAGTATTAAATTGTCTTCCGAGCCAATTCCGCGTCCTTATCTTCTTGACTTGGATGTTTCCAATGAGCAGTCCTCTACTTTCATATGTACCTATAATTCATATCCTCACCTGTTGTAAATGGCTTCTAGctggcaaagaaaacgattcgtctGTTTCTGAAGGGCTGAAGTGTGGCGATGCAAACGAACGACTGCTCATGCTCATATCCAAACTTCTCCTTCTCAGTTCGTCTTCTCGGTTGTCAAGCCTTTTCTCCCTGGGGGTCCTCGTCTTTCAATCACGTGTCCCTCCTCTCAGTTCCGATCTATCGTGTGGCGAATTATGTAAACACACATTCCGTTTTTGTTGCTTCACAAACCCCGACGGCTCTCCGGAGGCGATGTTACGCTCCCTTTCGCTCGCTCTACTCCTCCTAACgccaatcgtcgacgcggcaTCGTGTCTCACCACC is part of the Oscarella lobularis chromosome 6, ooOscLobu1.1, whole genome shotgun sequence genome and encodes:
- the LOC136188079 gene encoding serine/threonine kinase SAD-1-like; its protein translation is MICVNANKRMTINDVMKHSWILHTSAPDLDPEIPIKDAVQTAVISHRSDIDRDILASMLRLGCFKFRGELVHRLLSRKYK